One genomic segment of Bacillota bacterium includes these proteins:
- a CDS encoding HicB family protein, which produces MKLVYPACFYPCEEGGFTVIVPDLPGCVTEGDTLSDAVDMAVDAASGWLLDSVENNEPIPQASEIKTVIADEYENGFVSLISIDLDDYSKQYGNKAIKKTLTIPNWLNTMAEHAGINFSQELQERLKERLLPQP; this is translated from the coding sequence GTGAAGTTAGTCTATCCAGCTTGTTTTTATCCCTGTGAAGAAGGTGGGTTCACCGTAATTGTCCCAGACCTGCCTGGATGCGTTACCGAGGGGGATACACTGTCGGACGCTGTAGATATGGCTGTTGATGCTGCTTCCGGATGGTTATTAGACTCAGTGGAGAATAACGAACCTATCCCACAAGCATCAGAGATAAAAACCGTGATTGCGGATGAATACGAAAATGGTTTTGTCAGTCTCATCAGTATAGACCTTGATGACTACTCAAAACAATACGGTAATAAGGCCATCAAAAAAACACTAACGATCCCCAACTGGCTAAACACCATGGCCGAGCACGCAGGCATTAACTTTTCCCAAGAGCTACAAGAACGCCTGAAGGAACGACTTCTCCCGCAGCCCTAA
- a CDS encoding type II toxin-antitoxin system HicA family toxin, protein MKFREIEAIIKKDGWYYSYTKGSHYFYIHPTKPGKVTIPYYAGKDLKTRTVNSILKQAGLK, encoded by the coding sequence ATGAAGTTCCGGGAGATTGAAGCCATTATTAAAAAAGACGGTTGGTATTACTCATACACTAAAGGCTCTCACTACTTCTACATACACCCAACTAAACCCGGAAAGGTAACAATACCTTATTATGCTGGTAAGGATTTGAAAACCAGAACAGTAAACTCCATTCTCAAACAAGCGGGGTTAAAATAA